From one Humulus lupulus chromosome 8, drHumLupu1.1, whole genome shotgun sequence genomic stretch:
- the LOC133795292 gene encoding uncharacterized protein LOC133795292, giving the protein MEERVKRYKSLGHVVNLVTSIERSYTASAITFTDEDLKGVHLPHDDPLVISLQVNHCQLGRVLIDGGSGVDILFWEAFQKMGLEENQIRPSAMPILGFNSHRVYPKGVVRLTVVAAERALLVDFLIIDSTTSYNAIMGRGWIHRMQGVVSTLHQQYLSACLKGTNLEEDQEKPQVTLDTLEQVGLDDADPTKTVLVSTKLSEDERQTLIRFLQTRMRTFAWTPHDIPGIDPSVMSHSLNISNYFPPVKQKQRRFAPEVNQVI; this is encoded by the exons ATGGAAGAACGAGTGAAGCGGTACAAATCATTAGGCCATGTGGTCAATCTTGTCACTTCAATAGAAAGAAGCTACACAGCCTCTGCTATCACCTTCACTGACGAAGACCTGAAAGGCGTCCACCTGCCTCATGACGATCCACTCGTCATTTCCTTACAAGTTAACCACTGCCAGCTGGGCAGAGTTCTAATCGATGGGGGCAGTGGGGTTGACatcctcttctgggaagccttccaGAAAATGGGACTGGAGGAGAATCAGATCCGACCCTCCGCCATGCCCATTTTGGGATTCAATAGCCACAGAGTCTATCCGAAGGGCGTCGTTCGATTAACTGTGGTAGCTGCAGAACGTGCCCTTCTAGTAGACTTCCTCATTATAGACTCCACCACGAGCTACAATGCCATCATGGGGAGAGGTTGGATCCACCGGATGCAGGGGGTAGTGTCCACTCTACATCAG CAGTACCTATCAGCGTGCCTAAAAGGAACCAATCTAGAAGAGGACCAAGAAAAACCCCAAGTTACACTAGATACCTTAGAACAAGTGGGTCTAGACGACGCTGACCCTACAAAAACAGTCCTGGTAAGTACCAAGCTCTCTGAAGATGAGAGGCAGACCCTCATACGATTTCTCCAAACCAGAATGAGAACTTTTGCCTGGACACCACATGACATACCCGGAATAGACCCTTCTGTCATGAGCCACAGCTTGAATATCTCCAACTACTTCCCACCCGTCAAACAGAAGCAGAGGCGATTCGCTCCAGAGGTGAATCAAGTCATATAA
- the LOC133795293 gene encoding uncharacterized protein LOC133795293 has product MPPKGNGVSGPVAQSVPPTDMSDQIERMCRLLEASQQRSDEAIKTLTEAQARLEAEIAELRRSADTTCNTQAHENLDSNRSDVLVDRVNSPPHNMNPGNGQSQAIPPSSGTDRRRAPTSGTQGRAEAEPTGPTQPTTDVRPQHTVPQVAHDSPSEGRVPSICFLDSWKKDMMREMMQKFSDGRSAYATEHLDLVSRTTEKSPFSEWILNEPKPRDFIIPSLPAFNGKGDPLNHLLQFQQKMALEANNEAIQCKVFSTTFSGPALLWFRQLKVGSLNSFSDLRRSFLQQYSANREAPRTMVDLYRIEQGENEHPKAYLQRFIDLVHQIHDVDPLTAANLFVKSLQMGSLLHENLTITPPYDMADVQTRAEGVFRVLEFRACAEEDCTHLCSPSK; this is encoded by the coding sequence ATGCCACCCAAAGGCAACGGAGTTTCGGGCCCAGTTGCACAAAGCGTCCCTCCGACGGACATGAGCGACCAGATCGAAAGGATGTGTCGTCTGTTGGAGGCAAGCCAGCAGCGGTCCGACGAGGCAATCAAGACATTAACCGAAGCCCAAGCTAGGCTCGAAGCAGAGATTGCTGAGCTGCGTAGGTCCGCTGACACAACTTGCAACACCCAAGCCCATGAGAATCTTGATTCTAACAGATCTGACGTTCTAGTCGACCGTGTTAATTCCCCACCTCACAACATGAACCCGGGTAATGGGCAATCACAAGCCATCCCCCCATCCTCTGGGACCGACAGGCGACGAGCCCCAACCTCTGGCACGCAAGGGCGGGCCGAAGCAGAACCCACTGGACCCACTCAGCCAACAACCGACGTCCGGCCTCAACACACCGTACCTCAAGTCGCACACGATTCTCCCTCTGAAGGTCGCGTTCCCTCGATCTGTTTCTTGGACAGTTGGAAAAAAGACATGATGAGGGaaatgatgcagaagttctcAGATGGGCGATCCGCCTACGCCACCGAACATTTGGATCTTGTATCAAGAACCACTGAAAAATCGCCTTTCTCGGAATGGATTCTGAATGAGCCAAAGCCTCGGGACTTCATCATCCCTTCCCTGCCTGCATTCAATGGAAAGGGAGACCCGCTAAACCACCTATTACAATTTCAACAAAAGATGGCGTTAGAAGCTAATAACGAAGCCATACAATGCAAAGTCTTTTCAACAACTTTCTCCGGGCCGGCTCTATTATGGTTCCGACAATTAAAAGTCGGATCACTCAACAGTTTTAGTGATCTCCGACGGTCCTTCTTACAGCAGTACAGCGCGAACCGAGAGGCTCCCAGAACAATGGTCGATCTCTATCGAATTGAACAAGGGGAGAATGAACATCCAAAGGCATACTTACAGCGTTTCATTGACCTCGTGCATCAAATCCACGACGTCGACCCACTCACCGCAGCAAATCTCTTCGTCAAAAGCTTGCAGATGGGGTCACTCTTGCATGAGAATCTCACTATAACACCACCATACGACATGGCAGACGTGCAAACCCGAGCCGAGGGCGTCTTCAGGGTATTAGAATTTCGAGCGTGCGCAGAAGAAGACTGCACTCATCTCTGCTCCCCCAGCAAATAA